From one Microlunatus sp. Gsoil 973 genomic stretch:
- a CDS encoding alpha/beta hydrolase, giving the protein MIAVYTTVTTTSTDPNRAYWEAVGRDERVAWEELGCPPTGMEQEWIADPAGSWLRPHCSSAGRVILAIHGGGFVSGSVTTHAHMFGHLSRATGWPAFAVEYGLVPEHVFPSQLNTAVAAYRWLLAGGATRIAVVGDSCGATLAVGLAARTRVEQLPMPAALVLVSAWTDFEARGDSYATGSDPFFTRDVVRGLASDYLAGSDPHDPLTAPLFVEPRGLPPTYLQVGGEESLRDDSRALAERLRDGGVAVRLDEFPGQLHTFQMAAGRTTVADDAITRGARWLRSTLGG; this is encoded by the coding sequence ATGATCGCGGTCTACACCACCGTGACGACGACATCGACAGACCCGAATCGGGCGTACTGGGAAGCAGTGGGACGCGATGAGCGGGTGGCCTGGGAAGAGCTCGGCTGCCCACCCACCGGCATGGAACAGGAGTGGATCGCCGACCCGGCGGGCAGCTGGCTGCGGCCGCACTGTTCGTCGGCCGGCCGGGTCATTCTGGCCATCCACGGCGGCGGCTTCGTGAGCGGCTCCGTGACAACACATGCGCACATGTTCGGGCACCTGTCCCGGGCGACCGGATGGCCGGCATTCGCCGTCGAATACGGGCTGGTGCCCGAGCACGTGTTCCCCAGCCAGCTCAACACCGCCGTTGCGGCGTACCGGTGGCTACTGGCGGGGGGTGCGACGCGGATTGCGGTGGTCGGAGACTCCTGCGGAGCCACGCTGGCGGTCGGCTTGGCCGCGCGCACCCGAGTGGAGCAGTTGCCCATGCCCGCCGCACTCGTGCTGGTCTCAGCGTGGACGGACTTCGAAGCCAGGGGTGACTCCTACGCAACGGGCAGCGACCCCTTCTTCACCCGCGACGTGGTCCGCGGGCTCGCTTCGGATTACCTGGCCGGGTCCGATCCGCACGATCCGCTGACGGCACCGCTCTTCGTCGAGCCCCGCGGTCTTCCGCCGACCTACCTCCAGGTCGGCGGTGAGGAGTCGCTGCGCGATGACAGCCGGGCCCTCGCCGAACGGCTCCGGGACGGCGGAGTCGCGGTTCGGTTGGACGAGTTCCCCGGCCAACTGCACACCTTCCAGATGGCGGCGGGCCGCACCACGGTAGCCGATGACGCGATCACCAGGGGAGCACGCTGGCTGCGATCAACACTGGGTGGCTGA
- a CDS encoding glycoside hydrolase family 16 protein → MFRAFNPVIVVGAALAAALSLAGVAPTASAAPPHGVLFDDFDYSGPDDPAVTADGWEVRTGGGGPGVEGATWTADNIAFPRIQGKKSLQLRLTTDGTSQGTTQSEFTQTTQGREGTYLAQIKFSDAPAAGPDGDFMNQTFFAIGPLAADCDPNYSETDFTEYLPNGGWGTPGPLNSETTWYTTGETCSDSVENDQAVSLAGWHTIMATVAGGHVRYYVDGVLVADHAGKYFPREDMVIDFNTWLIDTTGHVGQQTSIWNEYVDYVYYAQNQVLSPKQAKHQVRLLRSHHRFVNTIAP, encoded by the coding sequence GTGTTTCGTGCATTCAACCCGGTGATCGTCGTCGGCGCAGCGCTGGCCGCCGCACTCTCCCTGGCCGGGGTCGCGCCGACGGCGTCGGCAGCCCCGCCGCATGGCGTGCTCTTCGATGACTTCGACTACTCCGGGCCGGACGATCCTGCCGTCACAGCCGACGGCTGGGAGGTGCGGACCGGTGGCGGTGGCCCCGGAGTCGAGGGCGCCACCTGGACCGCAGACAATATCGCGTTCCCCAGGATCCAAGGCAAGAAGTCGCTGCAGTTGCGGTTGACCACTGATGGTACGAGTCAAGGCACCACCCAGTCCGAGTTCACCCAGACGACCCAGGGACGTGAGGGCACGTACCTGGCCCAGATCAAGTTCTCCGACGCTCCAGCCGCCGGGCCGGACGGTGACTTCATGAACCAGACGTTCTTCGCGATCGGGCCGCTGGCCGCCGACTGCGATCCCAATTACAGCGAGACGGACTTCACCGAATACCTGCCCAACGGCGGGTGGGGGACACCGGGACCGCTGAATTCGGAGACCACCTGGTACACGACCGGCGAAACCTGCAGCGACAGCGTTGAGAATGATCAAGCCGTCAGCCTGGCCGGCTGGCACACGATCATGGCCACCGTCGCAGGGGGTCACGTGCGCTACTACGTCGACGGAGTTCTCGTTGCCGACCACGCCGGAAAGTACTTCCCCCGTGAGGACATGGTGATCGACTTCAACACCTGGCTGATCGACACCACAGGCCACGTCGGACAGCAGACCAGCATCTGGAACGAATACGTCGACTACGTCTACTACGCGCAGAACCAGGTCCTCAGCCCCAAACAGGCCAAGCATCAGGTACGCCTGCTGCGGTCTCACCACCGCTTTGTGAACACGATCGCTCCGTGA
- a CDS encoding SRPBCC domain-containing protein — protein MTKIIERTVAASLDRIWALWTTPEGISQWWAPDGFRTDVTRLDLKPGGELLYTMTAVAPDQIAFLEQHGMPLATESRKRFVEISEPSRLSYQSLVDFVPDHAPYEHLTEIELSQVGDRTRIVMWVQPMHDQVWTERLVAGRSNELDNLSRLVD, from the coding sequence ATGACGAAGATCATCGAGCGCACCGTCGCCGCATCACTCGACCGCATCTGGGCACTGTGGACCACACCGGAGGGCATCTCTCAGTGGTGGGCCCCGGATGGCTTCCGGACTGACGTCACCCGGTTGGACCTGAAGCCGGGTGGCGAACTCCTCTACACGATGACCGCCGTCGCGCCGGACCAGATCGCGTTCCTGGAACAGCACGGCATGCCGCTGGCCACTGAATCGAGGAAGCGATTCGTCGAGATCTCAGAACCGAGCCGGCTCAGCTACCAGTCGCTGGTCGACTTCGTGCCGGATCATGCGCCGTATGAGCACCTGACCGAGATCGAGCTCAGCCAGGTCGGGGACCGGACCCGGATCGTGATGTGGGTCCAGCCGATGCATGACCAGGTGTGGACCGAACGGCTGGTGGCTGGACGGTCCAACGAGCTGGACAACCTGTCACGACTGGTCGACTGA
- a CDS encoding metalloregulator ArsR/SmtB family transcription factor, with product MSADAQQILAVIAEANRFRIVELLSRQPMAVGEVAAALGALQPQTTKHIQALEAAGVVRVRKLGRRRIAQLDRHTVAELARHFDRWAASGVDDRALESYERAIAAESQGNGTAGRTLRFERLLPASPNEVWEAWTVPELAARWWAPRHFHVDTVEIAPRVGAPIRLILSEGPSGTYRSSGRVVAVESGRRLVFTLAPLDSGGRELFSAVHTVSIDGDHQTELELTIDVSEVRPEAAPSVAGLEIGWSQLLDSLREVVSRGR from the coding sequence ATGTCCGCCGACGCTCAACAGATCCTGGCCGTGATCGCCGAAGCGAACCGCTTCCGCATCGTCGAATTGTTGTCCCGGCAGCCGATGGCCGTCGGGGAGGTGGCGGCCGCGTTGGGCGCCTTGCAGCCGCAGACCACCAAGCACATCCAAGCGTTGGAGGCAGCCGGTGTGGTCCGGGTTCGCAAGCTTGGCCGTCGCCGCATCGCGCAACTCGACCGACACACTGTCGCCGAGTTGGCCCGCCATTTCGACCGGTGGGCTGCCAGCGGCGTTGATGATCGGGCGCTGGAGTCGTACGAGCGGGCCATCGCAGCTGAATCGCAAGGCAACGGGACAGCCGGCCGAACCCTTCGGTTCGAACGGTTGCTGCCGGCATCGCCGAACGAGGTCTGGGAGGCCTGGACCGTGCCTGAACTCGCCGCAAGGTGGTGGGCACCGCGACACTTCCACGTCGACACCGTTGAAATCGCGCCACGGGTTGGCGCGCCGATCCGCCTCATCCTGAGCGAAGGGCCGTCGGGGACCTACAGATCCTCCGGCCGAGTTGTCGCAGTCGAATCCGGTCGCCGACTCGTCTTCACACTGGCGCCCCTCGACAGCGGCGGACGGGAGCTGTTCTCAGCGGTCCACACGGTCAGCATCGACGGTGATCATCAGACCGAGCTGGAGTTGACGATCGACGTTTCGGAGGTGCGCCCGGAAGCCGCCCCCTCGGTGGCAGGACTGGAGATCGGCTGGTCGCAGCTGCTGGACTCGCTGCGGGAGGTTGTCTCCCGTGGACGATGA
- a CDS encoding GyrI-like domain-containing protein: MDRSPSIVERTATPYVAITVHVTMDAIGDVVPPLTQEVFAWLESRGIKPTGAPFWKYNIIDMERDLEIETGLPIAEPVDGDARVHFGVLPEGRYVTLMHVGHPKTLMDATARLLKWADGQGLEWDVSPSPQGERWRSRLEIYYDEPGQDMNEWETELAFRLADQDAH, translated from the coding sequence ATGGACAGATCACCGAGCATTGTCGAGCGTACCGCTACGCCGTACGTGGCCATCACCGTGCACGTCACGATGGACGCCATCGGCGACGTCGTGCCGCCGCTGACCCAGGAGGTCTTCGCCTGGTTGGAGTCCCGAGGGATCAAGCCGACCGGGGCACCGTTCTGGAAGTACAACATCATCGACATGGAGCGGGACCTTGAGATCGAGACCGGCCTGCCCATTGCCGAACCGGTCGACGGCGACGCCCGGGTTCACTTCGGCGTGTTGCCCGAGGGGAGGTACGTCACGCTGATGCATGTCGGCCATCCCAAGACGCTGATGGACGCGACCGCCCGGCTACTGAAATGGGCCGACGGCCAGGGCCTGGAGTGGGACGTGTCGCCGTCGCCGCAGGGCGAGCGATGGCGGAGTCGGCTGGAGATCTATTACGACGAGCCGGGCCAGGACATGAACGAATGGGAGACCGAGCTGGCCTTCCGGCTTGCCGACCAGGATGCCCATTGA
- a CDS encoding MerR family transcriptional regulator: MTCRPAAQFVVITEVRANVGMAVDDVVVEEQLLTIGVFARRSRLSLRALRLYDHLGLLSPAVVDPDTGYRRYRDDQLFTARLIVGLRRLDMPLSDVARVLSGPREVGVEVLEEYWAAVERRLAFQRGLAERLGESLRGGQTRFPAFTVLEREVPETILLSEIKAVDLPALRATVTGAIARLTRRAADHGGAVGGPMVFFHGEVNEDSDGPVEVGIPVRTASAATRREPAQLQAYVTVTRAQWEWPQILSAYDAVEEWIRQHQRTGVGAAREVYRVGIDPVAAEPAEEVCDVAVPIVAARR; this comes from the coding sequence TTGACCTGCCGACCTGCGGCACAGTTCGTCGTGATCACCGAAGTCCGCGCGAATGTCGGCATGGCGGTGGACGATGTCGTCGTGGAAGAGCAACTCCTGACGATCGGCGTGTTCGCCCGTCGGTCGCGGCTGTCGCTGCGGGCGCTGCGGTTGTACGACCATCTCGGCCTGCTCAGTCCGGCCGTGGTCGATCCCGACACAGGATATCGGCGCTATCGGGACGACCAACTGTTCACCGCCCGATTGATCGTCGGCCTCAGACGGCTGGACATGCCGCTGTCCGATGTCGCGCGGGTGCTGTCCGGGCCGCGTGAGGTCGGCGTCGAGGTCCTGGAGGAGTACTGGGCCGCCGTCGAGCGCCGTCTGGCCTTCCAGCGCGGGCTCGCGGAGCGTCTTGGGGAGAGCCTGCGTGGTGGTCAGACCCGGTTCCCGGCGTTCACGGTTCTGGAACGTGAGGTTCCTGAAACGATCCTGCTCAGCGAGATCAAGGCGGTCGACCTGCCCGCGCTCCGGGCGACCGTCACCGGCGCGATCGCTCGCCTCACCAGGCGCGCCGCCGATCATGGAGGAGCCGTGGGTGGCCCGATGGTGTTCTTCCACGGTGAGGTGAACGAGGACAGCGACGGACCGGTCGAAGTCGGCATCCCGGTGCGCACGGCGTCCGCGGCAACGCGTCGCGAGCCGGCGCAGCTGCAGGCGTACGTGACGGTCACCCGGGCACAGTGGGAATGGCCACAGATCCTGTCGGCGTACGACGCCGTCGAGGAATGGATCCGACAGCACCAACGGACCGGTGTCGGGGCTGCGCGGGAGGTCTATCGGGTCGGCATCGATCCCGTCGCGGCGGAACCGGCCGAGGAGGTGTGTGACGTCGCGGTCCCGATCGTCGCAGCGAGGAGGTGA
- a CDS encoding SDR family oxidoreductase encodes MDLNNSVALVSGANRGLGRILAGQLLERGAKVYAGARNPSRADIPGAIPVQLDVTDSDSVELAAKTAPDVTLLINNAGSSTGQPLVEGDLDRIRLEMETHYFGTLSLTRAFTPVIEANGGGAILNVLSVLSWLHPGAIGAYSAAKTAAWALTDAVREELAPRGIAVSALHVGYMDTDMAARIPAEQKIDPAVVATLALDGVAAGDREILADDVTRQVKAGLAA; translated from the coding sequence ATGGACCTGAACAACTCCGTCGCCCTCGTCTCCGGCGCCAACCGCGGTCTCGGCCGCATCCTCGCCGGCCAACTCCTCGAACGTGGCGCCAAGGTGTACGCCGGCGCCCGCAACCCGTCCCGGGCCGACATTCCCGGAGCGATCCCCGTGCAGCTCGACGTCACCGATTCCGACTCGGTCGAGCTGGCCGCCAAGACCGCCCCGGACGTCACCCTGTTGATCAACAACGCCGGTTCGAGCACGGGTCAGCCCCTTGTCGAGGGTGACCTCGACCGCATTCGCCTCGAGATGGAAACGCACTACTTCGGCACGCTCAGCCTGACCCGTGCCTTCACACCGGTCATCGAGGCGAACGGCGGCGGTGCGATTCTGAACGTCCTCTCAGTGCTCTCCTGGCTGCACCCGGGCGCGATCGGTGCCTACAGCGCCGCCAAGACGGCAGCCTGGGCGCTCACCGATGCCGTACGCGAGGAGCTCGCGCCCCGAGGCATCGCCGTCTCCGCGCTGCACGTGGGCTACATGGACACCGACATGGCCGCCAGGATCCCTGCCGAGCAGAAGATCGACCCGGCGGTCGTGGCAACTCTTGCCCTCGACGGCGTCGCCGCCGGTGACCGCGAGATCCTCGCCGACGACGTGACCCGCCAGGTGAAGGCCGGACTTGCTGCCTGA
- a CDS encoding TetR/AcrR family transcriptional regulator: protein MGRVSQAQARENRQRIVETAARLFRERGIAGVSVADVMAEVGLTHGGFYKHFASKEALVAEAVGQAFEQAGERLTAESREDFVRGYLSPEHRDGAGDGCPAAGFGGDLAHGDFATAVEGYAQGVDLYARELGSLADVATLVGALVLARATAGTAVSDRVLEAARKSLIIET, encoded by the coding sequence ATGGGACGGGTGTCGCAGGCGCAGGCGCGAGAAAACCGACAGCGGATCGTCGAGACGGCGGCCCGATTGTTTCGGGAGCGGGGGATCGCCGGGGTCAGCGTGGCCGACGTGATGGCTGAGGTCGGACTCACCCATGGCGGCTTCTACAAGCACTTCGCCTCCAAGGAAGCACTGGTGGCCGAGGCGGTCGGCCAGGCGTTCGAGCAGGCGGGAGAGCGGCTGACGGCGGAGAGTCGGGAGGATTTCGTCCGCGGCTACCTGTCACCTGAACATCGCGATGGGGCCGGCGACGGCTGCCCTGCAGCCGGTTTCGGCGGTGACCTCGCCCACGGCGACTTCGCTACGGCTGTCGAGGGGTACGCCCAAGGTGTTGATCTTTACGCCCGCGAATTGGGCAGCCTCGCCGACGTGGCCACCCTCGTCGGAGCGCTTGTGCTGGCCCGCGCCACGGCCGGGACCGCGGTTTCCGATCGCGTGCTCGAGGCCGCCCGGAAATCGCTGATCATCGAAACCTGA
- a CDS encoding mandelate racemase/muconate lactonizing enzyme family protein, whose product MRVTGYRIIPTVLDWGRRIGDVNGVMPGDETASSIVLLDTDTDLVGVAVGQGSLIDTVFPAVEGEDPRSVNALYDRMLAWSFKAGNAGAVFGAIGTIDLALWDIKAKAAGEPLWRLLGGRDRTVRGYASGLDAGLDDDQLHSLYSGFAQAGFTAAKLKGGRNVADDLRRLEVVRDALGVDHPVLAIDSNESWNVKQAVRYVTALERSVDLAWVEEPVRRWDAEGLATVSRQVCAAVATGENLTGIDQYLPLITGRAVDLVQAGGGWGITHFLRVASLAAGHNLPVSPVGFFGHLAPAAAAVPNHALTEVQGFSLPAGVTADWDVDDGRIILGSTPGNGLSFDESAARPPAISGTPAPEGPHVRPADAGLRMTLHG is encoded by the coding sequence ATGAGGGTCACGGGCTATCGCATCATCCCGACCGTGCTGGACTGGGGTCGCCGTATCGGCGACGTGAACGGTGTCATGCCGGGCGACGAAACCGCGTCGAGCATCGTGCTCCTGGACACCGATACCGACCTCGTCGGTGTGGCGGTCGGTCAGGGCAGTCTGATCGACACGGTTTTTCCGGCCGTCGAGGGCGAGGACCCGCGCTCGGTCAACGCCCTGTACGACCGAATGCTTGCCTGGTCGTTCAAAGCCGGCAACGCCGGCGCCGTTTTCGGTGCGATCGGAACGATCGACCTGGCGCTGTGGGACATCAAGGCCAAGGCCGCCGGTGAGCCGCTGTGGCGATTGCTGGGCGGCCGCGATCGTACAGTTCGAGGTTATGCCTCGGGCCTGGACGCCGGCCTGGACGATGATCAACTGCACTCCCTGTACAGCGGCTTCGCGCAGGCGGGCTTCACCGCCGCGAAGCTGAAGGGCGGCCGCAACGTCGCCGACGACCTGCGCCGGCTGGAAGTGGTCCGGGACGCGTTGGGTGTTGATCATCCCGTCCTCGCCATCGACTCCAACGAGAGCTGGAACGTCAAGCAGGCCGTGCGCTATGTGACGGCGCTCGAGAGGAGCGTCGATCTGGCCTGGGTCGAGGAACCCGTAAGGCGATGGGACGCCGAGGGCCTGGCGACGGTGTCCAGGCAGGTATGTGCCGCAGTCGCCACCGGGGAGAACCTGACCGGCATCGACCAGTACCTCCCACTGATCACCGGCCGCGCCGTCGATCTGGTACAGGCCGGCGGCGGCTGGGGCATCACTCACTTCCTCCGCGTCGCATCCCTTGCGGCCGGCCACAACCTGCCGGTCAGTCCGGTCGGTTTCTTCGGCCACCTTGCACCGGCGGCCGCGGCGGTGCCCAACCATGCGCTCACCGAGGTCCAGGGATTCAGCCTGCCGGCCGGTGTGACCGCGGACTGGGACGTCGACGACGGCAGGATCATCCTCGGCTCGACACCGGGAAACGGTCTCAGTTTCGACGAGTCCGCCGCACGACCCCCTGCCATATCAGGGACGCCGGCACCAGAAGGTCCGCACGTCCGACCGGCGGACGCTGGCTTGCGGATGACCCTGCACGGGTGA
- a CDS encoding head GIN domain-containing protein — MNRAVTGRRHSDLMSCPTMHACLAIAAALALLALTSCSTVRSAGRMGKESRPVSGFSTVDLSGSGDVTIDQTGNESLTIEADTNVLRYLTSDVSGGTLKLGVRSRTMLLSKAPIRYRLTVKSLTGVVVSGSGTVTIPKITTAEMTSTISGSGTITIAGSAERQHLDISGSGRYDAEELTSSEATARISGSGDAIVNVSRKLDVTISGSGTLTYAGSPQVTRDISGSGSLNQK, encoded by the coding sequence ATGAACCGTGCTGTGACAGGCCGCCGGCACTCCGACCTGATGTCCTGTCCGACGATGCACGCGTGCCTGGCGATCGCGGCCGCGCTGGCGCTGCTCGCCCTCACCTCCTGCTCGACCGTGAGAAGTGCTGGGCGGATGGGCAAGGAATCGAGACCGGTCAGCGGGTTCTCGACGGTCGACCTCAGTGGATCGGGCGACGTCACCATCGACCAGACCGGTAATGAGTCCCTGACCATCGAGGCCGATACCAACGTGTTGCGGTATCTGACCAGCGACGTCTCCGGCGGGACGTTGAAACTCGGTGTCAGGTCACGCACGATGCTGCTTTCGAAAGCGCCGATTCGATACCGCCTCACGGTGAAAAGCTTGACCGGTGTCGTCGTCTCCGGATCGGGGACGGTCACGATTCCCAAGATCACGACCGCTGAGATGACCTCGACGATCAGCGGATCGGGAACGATCACCATCGCTGGTTCGGCCGAGCGGCAGCATCTCGACATCTCCGGTTCCGGTCGGTACGACGCCGAAGAGTTGACCAGTAGCGAGGCGACGGCTCGGATCTCGGGCAGCGGCGACGCGATCGTGAACGTCAGCCGGAAACTCGACGTCACGATCAGCGGCAGCGGAACGCTCACCTACGCGGGCAGTCCCCAGGTCACTCGAGACATCAGCGGATCGGGCAGCCTCAACCAGAAGTGA
- a CDS encoding HIT family protein, with the protein MTPDPSDVARQQYTPRTEATADELAAWTQRRTAIGERVAALNEQGVCYQCRELSDGGVLGPQFVVADETDVRIVLASDPRVPGHTIVVWKQHVHDFTELDDEATARLFTVCRNTARALRGALSGAERVYQVTMCDGPVNHLHVQLIPRYAGTPIGSRRLVDARGPVLDGDRLVAAVRAVYQALPDHQQA; encoded by the coding sequence GTGACTCCTGATCCGTCCGATGTGGCCCGGCAGCAGTACACACCTCGGACCGAAGCTACCGCGGATGAGCTGGCTGCCTGGACGCAGCGTCGAACCGCTATCGGTGAGCGGGTGGCCGCACTGAACGAACAGGGAGTCTGTTACCAGTGTCGGGAGTTGTCGGACGGCGGCGTACTGGGTCCACAGTTCGTGGTTGCCGACGAGACTGACGTCCGAATCGTGCTGGCGTCCGATCCGAGAGTCCCCGGGCACACCATCGTCGTGTGGAAGCAACATGTCCACGACTTCACTGAGCTCGACGACGAGGCAACCGCTCGGCTCTTCACCGTCTGTCGCAATACCGCCCGTGCCCTCCGCGGCGCGCTCAGCGGTGCCGAGCGGGTCTATCAGGTGACGATGTGCGACGGACCGGTCAACCATCTGCACGTCCAGCTGATCCCGCGGTATGCCGGCACCCCGATCGGATCACGACGGTTGGTCGATGCGCGGGGTCCGGTGCTCGACGGAGATCGACTGGTTGCTGCCGTCCGTGCTGTCTATCAGGCACTTCCCGATCATCAGCAGGCCTGA
- a CDS encoding DUF3500 domain-containing protein yields the protein MAEFSMPDLAAAMRAAARALIDQLDREQRRSAVFGFEPELHRQWTYLPGDRPGVRLGDLSDAQLESALDLLQLVHSVRGWSDAQLVIAIEAARRALALQQAGRTDLDPYRDLPYWLVILGDPASTAPWAWRINGHHLLAQATVVGDQVSGVPHFFGAEPATVLAGPHAGLRALPREEDLARELMLALQEDQRREAQIATDAPSDIASRWDPVAALPEQPRGVSYARLDRRQRELFVALIRQYIDQAAPAVANQAWADISDAGLDQVSFGWAGPFERGAGHYYALSGPSLLIEYDNTQDDANHIHSVWRDLRRDFAGDLLAQHYAGVHH from the coding sequence ATGGCCGAGTTCAGCATGCCGGACCTTGCCGCGGCGATGCGGGCGGCGGCGCGCGCCCTGATCGATCAGCTGGATCGGGAGCAGCGGCGCAGCGCGGTCTTCGGGTTCGAGCCCGAGTTGCATCGGCAGTGGACCTACCTCCCCGGTGATCGTCCCGGGGTCCGCCTCGGTGACCTGAGCGACGCGCAGCTGGAGAGCGCACTGGATCTGCTGCAGTTGGTGCACAGCGTGCGCGGCTGGTCCGACGCGCAGCTGGTCATCGCCATCGAAGCGGCCCGGCGAGCGCTGGCGCTGCAGCAAGCCGGTCGAACCGACCTCGATCCCTACCGGGACCTGCCCTACTGGCTGGTGATCCTGGGCGACCCGGCAAGTACGGCGCCATGGGCCTGGCGCATCAACGGCCACCACCTGCTCGCGCAGGCCACAGTCGTCGGGGATCAGGTCAGCGGCGTACCGCACTTCTTCGGTGCGGAGCCGGCCACGGTGCTGGCTGGCCCGCACGCCGGTCTGCGGGCGCTGCCTCGTGAAGAGGATCTGGCGCGCGAACTGATGCTGGCGCTGCAGGAAGATCAGCGCCGGGAGGCTCAGATCGCGACCGACGCGCCCTCGGACATCGCGTCCCGTTGGGACCCGGTGGCCGCGCTGCCGGAGCAACCCCGCGGCGTTTCCTATGCCCGGCTGGATCGGCGTCAACGCGAGCTGTTCGTGGCTCTGATCCGGCAGTACATCGATCAGGCCGCTCCGGCCGTGGCGAACCAGGCCTGGGCTGACATCTCCGACGCCGGTCTGGACCAGGTGAGCTTCGGCTGGGCTGGCCCGTTCGAACGGGGAGCCGGCCACTACTACGCGCTCAGCGGCCCGAGCCTGCTGATCGAGTACGACAACACCCAGGACGACGCGAACCACATCCACTCGGTGTGGCGTGATCTTCGCCGGGACTTCGCCGGCGACCTGCTGGCCCAGCACTACGCCGGCGTACACCACTGA
- a CDS encoding isochorismatase family protein: MSPTLELRSRSRGSEAGEWTTEVIHREIIADRMALIICDMWDRHWSRGATERVDAIAPRIDQLAAYLRERGSVIIHAPSETLDFYRDHPARRRLDDIPRRRPPRLRPHPDPELPIDDSDGGSDTGETEPYTAWTRQHPAIRIAAGDLISDDGLEIYSALRDAKISTVAIAGVHANMCILNRSFGIKNLVRWDLDTVLVRDLTDAMYNPAMPPQVSHRRGTELAVEHIEAHWCPTITSSELFRL, translated from the coding sequence GTGTCGCCGACATTGGAGCTGCGTTCCCGGTCTCGCGGATCCGAGGCAGGGGAGTGGACGACGGAGGTCATCCACCGTGAAATCATTGCTGATCGGATGGCCCTGATCATCTGCGACATGTGGGATCGGCACTGGAGCAGGGGCGCGACCGAACGCGTCGACGCGATCGCTCCGCGGATCGACCAGCTGGCAGCGTACCTCCGTGAACGTGGTTCGGTGATCATCCATGCGCCATCGGAGACTCTTGATTTCTATCGTGATCATCCGGCGAGACGGCGGCTGGACGACATCCCTCGCCGCCGTCCGCCGCGGCTGCGCCCTCACCCCGATCCCGAGCTGCCGATCGATGACTCCGACGGCGGATCGGACACCGGCGAGACCGAGCCGTACACCGCCTGGACCCGGCAGCATCCTGCGATCCGGATCGCCGCCGGCGACCTGATCAGTGACGACGGCCTCGAGATCTACTCGGCCCTGCGTGACGCCAAGATCAGCACCGTCGCGATCGCCGGCGTGCACGCCAACATGTGCATCCTCAACCGGTCCTTCGGAATCAAGAACCTCGTTCGCTGGGACCTGGACACCGTCCTGGTGCGCGATCTCACCGACGCCATGTACAACCCGGCGATGCCGCCCCAGGTGAGCCACCGCCGAGGCACCGAGTTGGCGGTCGAACACATCGAGGCGCACTGGTGCCCCACGATCACCAGCTCGGAGTTGTTCCGGCTGTGA